From Acidisoma sp. PAMC 29798, one genomic window encodes:
- a CDS encoding GIY-YIG nuclease family protein, with the protein MPPPSMLSPPQVPGWVYVLTNPGLPGCVKIGGTSRTATHRARELVSEYGTAAPFVIARRLAVADWFAVEQAAHRMLSDRRVPRSELFEVTPREAVRVIRVAAAAYARPWGLSAWMRRLSFGPSSRGRYGTPWRRRGTNWIPILVALSIAASLVSIAKPNAPAWMPLPIARSLLMLERLH; encoded by the coding sequence TTGCCGCCGCCCTCGATGCTGTCACCGCCGCAGGTGCCGGGATGGGTCTACGTCCTGACGAACCCAGGCTTGCCGGGTTGCGTGAAGATCGGCGGCACATCTCGAACGGCAACGCACCGCGCCCGCGAGTTGGTGAGCGAATACGGTACGGCCGCGCCCTTCGTCATCGCTCGCCGCCTCGCCGTCGCTGACTGGTTTGCGGTCGAGCAGGCCGCACATCGGATGCTGTCGGATCGGCGCGTGCCAAGGTCGGAGCTGTTCGAGGTCACGCCACGCGAAGCCGTCCGCGTGATCCGTGTCGCCGCTGCCGCTTATGCGCGACCATGGGGTCTGTCTGCCTGGATGCGGCGTCTATCCTTCGGGCCGTCCAGTCGGGGGCGCTATGGCACGCCGTGGCGCCGCCGTGGCACTAACTGGATTCCGATCCTGGTCGCCCTGTCGATCGCTGCCAGTTTGGTGTCGATCGCCAAGCCCAACGCGCCGGCGTGGATGCCGCTGCCGATTGCTCGCTCCCTGTTGATGCTAGAACGATTACACTAG